In one window of Limnohabitans sp. MORI2 DNA:
- the hisD gene encoding histidinol dehydrogenase, producing the protein MAKPLRLSTTSPTFEADFKARLHWSADTDAAIEQRVADILADVEKRGDAAVLEYTERFDGLKAGSMSALELTQVELKAAFEGLPAEQRDALQAAAARVRSYHEAQKKASGESWTYRDADGTLLGQKVTPLDRVGIYVPGGKAAYPSSVLMNAIPAHVAGVGEIIMVVPTPKGEKNPLVLAAAYVAGVTRAFTIGGAQAVAALAYGTATVPAVDKITGPGNAYVASAKRRVFGKVGIDMIAGPSEILVLADGSTPADWVAMDLFSQAEHDELAQSVLLCPDAAYIERVQAEIERLLPQMPRKDIIEKSLNGRGVLIHTRNMEEACAISNRIAPEHLEVSSTDPHKWEPLLKHAGAIFLGAYTSESLGDYCAGPNHVLPTSGTARFSSPLGVYDFQKRSSLIEVSEEGAQTLGHIASVLAHGEGLQGHAMAAEFRLHKKS; encoded by the coding sequence ATGGCCAAACCGCTTCGTCTCTCGACCACCAGCCCCACCTTTGAAGCCGACTTCAAAGCGCGTCTGCATTGGTCTGCCGACACCGATGCCGCCATCGAGCAACGCGTGGCCGACATCTTGGCCGATGTGGAAAAGCGTGGCGATGCCGCCGTGCTCGAATACACCGAGCGCTTTGACGGTCTCAAAGCCGGCAGCATGAGCGCGTTGGAGCTGACACAAGTTGAATTGAAAGCCGCGTTCGAGGGCTTGCCCGCCGAACAGCGCGACGCCTTGCAAGCCGCCGCTGCACGCGTGCGCAGCTACCACGAGGCACAAAAGAAAGCCAGCGGCGAGAGCTGGACCTACCGCGATGCTGACGGCACGCTGCTCGGTCAAAAAGTCACGCCGCTCGACCGCGTGGGCATTTATGTGCCTGGTGGCAAAGCCGCTTACCCATCGAGCGTGTTGATGAACGCCATTCCCGCGCACGTCGCGGGTGTGGGCGAAATCATCATGGTGGTGCCTACGCCCAAGGGCGAAAAGAACCCGCTCGTCTTGGCTGCTGCGTATGTGGCAGGCGTCACCCGTGCCTTCACCATTGGTGGCGCACAAGCCGTGGCCGCCTTGGCCTATGGCACAGCTACCGTGCCAGCGGTCGACAAAATCACTGGCCCCGGCAACGCCTATGTGGCCTCGGCCAAACGCCGCGTGTTTGGCAAAGTCGGCATCGACATGATTGCAGGCCCCAGCGAAATTTTGGTGCTGGCCGATGGCTCCACCCCCGCCGACTGGGTGGCCATGGATTTGTTCAGTCAAGCCGAGCACGACGAGCTGGCGCAAAGCGTGTTGCTCTGCCCCGATGCGGCTTACATCGAGCGGGTGCAGGCTGAGATTGAACGCTTGCTGCCGCAGATGCCGCGCAAAGACATCATCGAAAAGTCCCTCAATGGCCGTGGCGTGCTCATCCACACCCGCAACATGGAAGAGGCGTGCGCCATCAGCAACCGCATCGCGCCCGAGCACTTGGAGGTGTCGAGCACCGACCCGCACAAGTGGGAGCCGTTGCTCAAGCATGCTGGCGCGATCTTCTTGGGCGCGTACACCAGCGAGAGCTTGGGCGACTACTGCGCTGGCCCCAACCACGTGCTGCCCACCAGCGGCACGGCGCGTTTCAGCTCGCCCTTGGGCGTGTACGACTTCCAAAAGCGCAGCAGCTTGATCGAAGTGAGCGAAGAGGGTGCACAAACGTTGGGCCACATCGCTAGCGTGCTCGCGCATGGCGAGGGTTTGCAAGGCCACGCCATGGCCGCAGAATTTCGCTTGCACAAAAAGAGCTGA